A window from Cryptomeria japonica chromosome 1, Sugi_1.0, whole genome shotgun sequence encodes these proteins:
- the LOC131855967 gene encoding pathogenesis-related protein PR-4-like, producing the protein MGMETKALAFLLAATLAAPLLCAAQNCGSQVGGAVCSDGECCSKWGWCGTTDDHCLPDRGCQSNCHGGGGVDEGGGEQAFNVRSTYHEYYPERNNWNLYAVSAYCSTWDGGKPLSWRKKYGWTAFCGPVGARGQASCGKCLRVKNRETGSQATVRIVDQCSNGGLDLDINVFRKLDTNGQGNARGHLMVDYQFVNCGDGENSDGAQVM; encoded by the coding sequence ATGGGAATGGAAACGAAGGCGTTGGCATTTTTACTGGCGGCGACACTGGCGGCGCCGCTTCTTTGCGCCGCTCAGAACTGTGGATCACAAGTGGGCGGAGCAGTGTGCAGCGATGGCGAATGCTGTAGCAAATGGGGGTGGTGCGGAACCACCGATGACCACTGTTTACCAGATCGAGGCTGCCAAAGCAACTGCCACGGTGGCGGCGGCGTCGATGAAGGAGGAGGGGAACAAGCCTTCAACGTTCGATCGACATATCACGAATATTAcccagagaggaataactggaaccTGTACGCTGTGAGTGCGTATTGCTCTACCTGGGACGGAGGGAAGCCGCTATCGTGGAGGAAGAAGTACGGGTGGACGGCCTTTTGTGGGCCAGTGGGAGCCAGAGGACAGGCTTCGTGTGGAAAGTGCTTGAGGGTCAAGAACCGCGAGACGGGGTCACAGGCGACCGTGAGGATTGTGGATCAGTGTAGTAATGGTGGTCTGGATTTGGACATTAATGTGTTTCGGAAGTTGGATACTAATGGTCAAGGAAATGCTCGAGGGCACCTCATGGTCGATTACCAGTTTGTCAACTGTGGCGATGGAGAGAATTCTGACGGCGCTCAAGTCATGTGA